From a region of the Actinomadura luzonensis genome:
- a CDS encoding cellulose binding domain-containing protein: MALTMLAAVGVPAAFAPPAQAAQVITDIAYAPAQPAGSRGHLLDLYLPSTGITPRPLLIWHSGSAWTSDNGKSGAEEIAEVFNPLGFAVAGVSVRSSSQAIFPAQVHDIKAAIRWLRANAATYQIDPNRIAMMGDSSGGWLTEMATLSGGVSALEGTVGTTGVSSAVQAGLAFYSPTDFLQMNAQNLPTGGLDHNSPASPESLLVGCPIQTCPSVVAQANPITYVDANDPPLLFLHGQADFLVPHGQSVLLYNRIKAQCGHGTFVSVPGADHMKVEIMDPAHYGQQTVRTTADCGETVSTGTLDPTWANFATYLRGGLKLGTSCEVTYSTGAWNGAFNGSVVIRNTGTTPVQGWAVSWAWSGNQQITSAWNATVTQTGNQVVARDAGHNSYIGPGSSQSLGFSATATGTNDIPAQFKLNNLACTRVPA, from the coding sequence ATGGCGTTGACCATGCTGGCCGCCGTCGGCGTGCCGGCGGCCTTCGCGCCGCCCGCGCAAGCCGCGCAGGTGATCACTGACATCGCCTACGCGCCCGCGCAACCGGCCGGCAGCAGGGGGCATCTGCTGGACCTCTACCTGCCGTCCACCGGGATCACGCCCCGGCCGCTGCTGATCTGGCACAGCGGCTCGGCCTGGACCAGCGACAACGGCAAGTCAGGCGCGGAGGAGATCGCGGAGGTCTTCAACCCGCTGGGCTTCGCCGTGGCCGGCGTGAGCGTCCGCTCCAGCTCCCAAGCGATCTTCCCCGCCCAGGTGCACGACATCAAGGCGGCCATCCGCTGGCTGCGCGCGAACGCGGCCACGTACCAGATCGACCCCAACCGCATCGCGATGATGGGCGACTCCTCGGGCGGCTGGCTGACGGAGATGGCGACCCTGTCCGGCGGCGTCTCGGCGCTGGAGGGCACCGTCGGCACCACCGGCGTCTCCAGCGCGGTGCAGGCGGGCCTGGCCTTCTACAGCCCGACCGACTTCCTGCAGATGAACGCGCAGAACCTGCCGACCGGCGGTCTCGACCACAACTCGCCCGCCTCGCCGGAGTCGCTGCTGGTCGGCTGCCCGATCCAGACCTGCCCGTCCGTCGTGGCGCAGGCCAACCCCATCACCTACGTGGACGCCAACGACCCGCCGCTGCTGTTCCTGCACGGCCAGGCCGACTTCCTGGTGCCGCACGGGCAGAGCGTCCTGCTCTACAACAGGATCAAGGCCCAGTGCGGGCACGGGACGTTCGTCTCGGTGCCCGGCGCGGACCACATGAAGGTCGAGATCATGGACCCCGCCCACTACGGCCAGCAGACCGTCCGCACCACGGCCGACTGCGGCGAGACCGTCAGCACCGGCACGCTCGACCCCACCTGGGCCAACTTCGCGACGTACCTGCGCGGCGGGCTCAAGCTCGGCACCTCCTGCGAGGTCACCTACTCCACCGGCGCGTGGAACGGCGCCTTCAACGGCAGCGTCGTCATCAGGAACACCGGCACGACCCCCGTCCAGGGCTGGGCCGTGAGCTGGGCCTGGTCAGGCAACCAGCAGATCACGAGCGCCTGGAACGCCACCGTGACCCAGACCGGCAACCAGGTGGTCGCCCGCGACGCCGGCCACAACTCCTACATCGGCCCCGGCTCCAGCCAGAGCCTCGGCTTCTCCGCGACCGCCACCGGGACGAACGACATTCCGGCCCAGTTCAAACTCAACAACCTCGCCTGCACGCGAGTGCCCGCCTGA
- a CDS encoding ketoacyl-ACP synthase III family protein, with protein MRTTNIFVRSLGVHVPESVSVEHAVREGWYPAAEAEKYQQLGAAVAGDMPAPEMARRAVVDAYERWGESSPRELDLLLYPSVWHQGPNGWQPQHYLQMHLLGGNVPAFEIRSGCVGMISSLELAASYLHADPRRRTAMVVSSDNHGTPLVDRWRMTPGALIGDAAAAVLLGKDHGMAELLSVNATVIPEADAVNDGAYPLFPPDATVGRGLSFGDRHEEFRQRLLKAQGTGIHLTIQKTMMQQVEQTLDEAGIGLDDITRVAFPHGRREDLDGQMSWLGIEEDQTTWDYGRRVGHCGAVDQFIAFEHLLATGGLVPGDHLLMVGFGSGTSVAAAAFRILSTTPVTTSGARA; from the coding sequence GTGCGTACAACCAACATTTTCGTCAGGAGCCTCGGCGTCCACGTGCCGGAGAGCGTGAGCGTCGAGCACGCGGTCCGCGAGGGCTGGTACCCGGCCGCGGAGGCCGAGAAGTACCAGCAGCTCGGCGCGGCGGTGGCCGGCGACATGCCCGCGCCCGAGATGGCGCGGCGCGCCGTCGTGGACGCCTACGAGCGCTGGGGCGAGTCCTCGCCGCGCGAGCTGGACCTCCTGCTCTACCCGTCGGTGTGGCACCAGGGCCCGAACGGCTGGCAGCCCCAGCACTACCTGCAGATGCACCTCCTCGGCGGGAACGTTCCGGCGTTCGAGATCAGGAGCGGCTGCGTCGGGATGATCAGCTCACTGGAGCTGGCCGCGAGCTACCTGCACGCCGACCCCCGCCGGCGGACCGCCATGGTGGTCTCCTCGGACAACCACGGCACCCCCCTGGTGGACCGCTGGCGCATGACGCCCGGGGCGCTGATCGGCGACGCCGCGGCCGCCGTCCTGCTCGGCAAGGACCACGGCATGGCCGAGCTGCTGTCGGTGAACGCCACGGTGATCCCCGAGGCCGACGCGGTCAACGACGGCGCCTACCCCCTGTTCCCGCCGGACGCCACCGTCGGCCGGGGCCTCAGCTTCGGCGACCGGCACGAGGAGTTCCGCCAGCGGCTGCTCAAGGCGCAGGGCACCGGCATCCACCTGACCATCCAGAAGACGATGATGCAGCAGGTCGAGCAGACCCTGGACGAGGCCGGCATCGGGCTGGACGACATCACCCGGGTGGCCTTCCCGCACGGCCGCCGCGAGGACCTGGACGGGCAGATGTCCTGGCTGGGCATCGAGGAGGACCAGACGACCTGGGACTACGGGCGGCGCGTCGGCCACTGCGGCGCGGTGGACCAGTTCATCGCCTTCGAGCACCTCCTCGCGACCGGCGGGCTGGTGCCCGGCGACCACCTGCTCATGGTCGGGTTCGGCTCCGGCACGTCGGTCGCCGCGGCGGCCTTCCGGATCCTGTCCACCACTCCCGTGACGACGAGCGGAGCACGCGCATGA
- a CDS encoding ketoacyl-ACP synthase III family protein has product MQWADTYISGVGAFLPRNVVSVEKAVAKGWYPAEEAELHNLAGAAVAGDLPAPEMALHAAQSALKRSGRAPADLDLLLYASTWHQGPDGWPPQAYLQRHLVGGDVLATEIRQGCNGMFIALELAASYLRAVPGREAALLAAADNYGTPLMDRWRMGPGYVGGDAACALVLTKEEGFARLLSVCSTTVAEAEELHRGSEPLFPPGVTVGRKMSFAARSDQFRQQVMPRGEASAALFHIQRALMEVVEQALEESGIEARDLTRVAFMNYSEEIVEQRCMAVLDLPMSRSTWDYGRTIGHCGAADQVLSLHHLLMTGQLGPGDHLLMLGTGPGVTVSSAVIKIIETPQWA; this is encoded by the coding sequence ATGCAGTGGGCGGACACCTACATCAGCGGAGTGGGAGCCTTCCTCCCCCGCAACGTCGTCAGCGTCGAGAAGGCCGTCGCCAAGGGCTGGTACCCGGCCGAGGAGGCCGAGCTGCACAACCTCGCCGGGGCCGCGGTCGCCGGCGACCTGCCGGCGCCGGAGATGGCGCTGCACGCCGCGCAGAGCGCGCTCAAGCGCAGCGGCCGCGCGCCGGCCGACCTCGACCTCCTCCTGTACGCCTCGACCTGGCACCAGGGCCCGGACGGCTGGCCGCCGCAGGCGTACCTGCAACGCCACCTCGTCGGCGGCGACGTCCTGGCCACCGAGATCCGGCAGGGCTGCAACGGCATGTTCATTGCCCTGGAGCTGGCGGCCAGCTACCTGCGGGCCGTCCCCGGGCGGGAGGCCGCGCTGCTCGCCGCCGCCGACAACTACGGCACCCCGCTGATGGACCGGTGGCGGATGGGCCCCGGCTACGTCGGCGGCGACGCCGCCTGCGCGCTCGTCCTGACCAAGGAGGAGGGCTTCGCGCGCCTGCTGTCGGTCTGCAGCACGACGGTCGCCGAGGCCGAGGAGCTGCACCGGGGCAGCGAACCCCTCTTCCCGCCGGGCGTCACCGTCGGGCGGAAGATGAGCTTCGCCGCCCGCAGCGACCAGTTCCGCCAGCAGGTCATGCCCAGGGGCGAGGCGAGCGCGGCGCTGTTCCACATTCAGCGGGCGCTCATGGAGGTCGTCGAGCAGGCGCTGGAGGAGAGCGGCATCGAGGCCCGCGACCTCACCCGGGTGGCGTTCATGAACTACTCCGAGGAGATCGTCGAGCAGCGGTGCATGGCCGTGCTCGACCTGCCGATGTCCCGCTCCACCTGGGACTACGGCCGCACCATCGGCCACTGCGGGGCCGCCGACCAGGTCCTGTCGCTCCACCACCTGCTCATGACCGGCCAGCTCGGCCCCGGCGACCACCTGCTCATGCTCGGCACCGGGCCGGGCGTGACCGTCTCCAGCGCCGTCATCAAGATCATCGAAACTCCTCAGTGGGCCTGA
- a CDS encoding STAS domain-containing protein: protein MTRLSIRLVPVDDVTLTISLSGELDVTTEPVLAAHLDPLPRSAVRHVVVAAGDLEFCDLRGLDQLAATHLALRGKGGWLAVAEASPALRRLIALSAEHGLLPSAIAVYPHVAAALTAAGVQAYQGRARPSWPAGTCGGCAPCAAGPLEARPRPALPPAIDPARARTRALMEQAADRQETSSRGSARCATTWSACATRAAAAARPWRPCAPPAAAARRRNKRQPPDGTA, encoded by the coding sequence ATGACCCGCCTGTCGATCCGGCTCGTACCCGTCGATGACGTCACCCTGACGATCTCCCTGTCCGGGGAGCTCGACGTGACCACCGAGCCCGTGCTGGCCGCCCACCTCGACCCCCTGCCGCGGTCGGCGGTCAGGCACGTGGTCGTGGCCGCCGGTGACCTGGAGTTCTGCGACCTGCGCGGGCTCGACCAGCTCGCCGCCACGCACCTGGCCCTGCGGGGCAAGGGCGGCTGGCTGGCCGTCGCCGAGGCGAGCCCGGCGCTGCGCCGGCTGATCGCGCTGAGCGCCGAGCACGGGCTGCTGCCGTCCGCCATCGCCGTCTATCCGCACGTGGCCGCGGCCCTGACCGCCGCCGGCGTGCAGGCGTACCAGGGCAGGGCCCGGCCGTCCTGGCCCGCCGGCACGTGCGGCGGCTGCGCGCCGTGCGCCGCCGGCCCGCTCGAGGCACGGCCGCGCCCGGCCCTGCCGCCCGCGATCGACCCGGCGCGCGCTCGTACGCGGGCCCTGATGGAGCAGGCCGCCGACCGCCAGGAGACCTCGTCGCGCGGCTCGGCACGTTGCGCGACAACCTGGAGCGCCTGCGCGACACGCGCCGCCGCTGCGGCGAGACCATGGCGGCCCTGCGCGCCACCCGCAGCGGCGGCGCGCCGCCGGAACAAGCGGCAGCCGCCTGACGGCACCGCCTGA
- a CDS encoding acyl carrier protein: MTETTQRLVRFIQDNLVQDGDDIEVDETTPLLVSGLLDSLRTARLLNFLRKDLGVRVPAAKLDPDNFRDVVTIVAMVEELETV; this comes from the coding sequence ATGACCGAGACCACCCAGCGGCTCGTCCGCTTCATCCAGGACAACCTCGTCCAGGACGGCGACGACATCGAGGTCGACGAGACGACCCCGCTCCTCGTGTCGGGCCTCCTCGACTCCCTGCGGACGGCCCGGCTGCTGAACTTCCTGCGCAAGGACCTCGGCGTCCGCGTCCCCGCCGCGAAGCTCGACCCGGACAACTTCCGGGACGTCGTCACCATCGTGGCGATGGTCGAAGAGCTCGAGACCGTCTGA
- a CDS encoding sensor histidine kinase, whose translation MSEVTADPAPRLSGFRRSTLWSVLAVTVFFLAFSAKDWIGDAAVAPAVRAAGGLSLAVTVAALTVLLNLRLRPPTPTGRAVAGRAVAGRAVAGRAVAGWLAAGSVAALACAAILLLVPEYRLWALAPATMVSVGATFLPARRRWIAIAAAALAAGLVGGLADGWRPVSAAFPPGLVLFVAWTTLGLLWSWDVAARLNEARRLSAELAVRDERLRFAADLHDIQGHHLQVIALKSELAARLAETNPRRAAAEMRHVQALAADALRDTRAVVQGYRRTTLEAELANAAKVLAAAGIEAGLTTGPAAGALPAAARHLLGLVVREATTNVLRHSRARRADVAYELAGGTARLRMSNDGAPPAPADPGGTGLRGLAERLAAAGGELSWGQSGDRFTVEARVPAPDEGER comes from the coding sequence GTGTCCGAAGTGACGGCCGATCCCGCGCCGCGTCTCAGCGGCTTCCGCCGCTCCACGCTGTGGAGCGTCCTGGCCGTCACCGTCTTCTTCCTGGCCTTCAGCGCCAAGGACTGGATCGGGGACGCCGCCGTCGCGCCGGCCGTGCGGGCGGCCGGCGGGCTGTCGCTGGCGGTCACGGTGGCGGCCCTGACGGTGCTGCTCAACCTCCGGCTGCGCCCGCCCACGCCGACCGGTCGCGCGGTGGCGGGTCGCGCGGTGGCGGGTCGCGCGGTGGCGGGTCGCGCGGTGGCCGGCTGGCTGGCGGCCGGGAGCGTGGCCGCGCTCGCCTGCGCGGCGATCCTGCTCCTCGTGCCCGAGTACCGGCTGTGGGCGCTGGCCCCGGCCACGATGGTGTCGGTCGGGGCGACGTTCCTGCCCGCGCGCCGCCGGTGGATCGCCATCGCCGCGGCCGCCCTCGCGGCGGGGCTGGTGGGCGGGCTGGCGGACGGGTGGCGGCCGGTCTCGGCGGCGTTCCCGCCCGGGCTGGTGCTGTTCGTCGCCTGGACCACGCTCGGCCTGCTGTGGTCCTGGGACGTCGCCGCCCGCCTGAACGAGGCCCGCCGCCTGTCGGCGGAGCTCGCGGTACGCGACGAGCGGCTGCGCTTCGCCGCCGACCTGCACGACATCCAGGGCCACCACCTGCAGGTCATCGCGCTGAAGAGCGAGCTGGCCGCCCGCCTGGCCGAGACGAACCCGCGCCGGGCGGCGGCCGAGATGCGGCACGTGCAGGCCCTGGCCGCCGACGCGCTGCGCGACACCCGCGCCGTCGTCCAGGGCTACCGGCGCACCACGCTGGAGGCCGAGCTCGCCAACGCCGCCAAGGTGCTGGCGGCGGCCGGGATCGAGGCCGGCCTGACGACCGGCCCCGCCGCCGGCGCGCTGCCCGCCGCCGCCCGGCACCTCCTGGGGCTGGTGGTGCGGGAGGCCACCACGAACGTGTTGCGGCACAGCCGGGCGCGGCGCGCGGACGTCGCGTACGAGCTGGCCGGCGGGACGGCGCGGCTGCGGATGAGCAACGACGGCGCTCCGCCCGCGCCGGCCGACCCCGGCGGCACCGGGTTGCGGGGGCTGGCCGAGCGCCTGGCGGCCGCCGGCGGCGAGCTGAGCTGGGGACAGTCCGGCGACCGGTTCACGGTGGAGGCGCGCGTCCCCGCGCCGGACGAGGGGGAACGATGA
- a CDS encoding response regulator transcription factor, whose product MIRLLLADDEDLLRSALSALLELEDDLTVVAEAADSAEAVRLARRHAPDIAVLDLEMPPADGLRAAEEIRAATAAKVVLVTRHARPGVLRRALAAGVSGFVPKTTPAEKLAEIIRAVAAGRRYVDPDIAASALTEDDCPLTARELEVLRASRGGASVREIAAEVHLAPGTVRNYLSAAMAKLGVTSRHAAAHRAWEEGWI is encoded by the coding sequence ATGATCAGGTTGCTGCTCGCCGACGACGAGGACCTGCTCAGGAGCGCGTTGTCCGCGCTGCTGGAGCTGGAGGACGACCTCACCGTGGTCGCCGAGGCGGCCGACTCGGCGGAGGCGGTACGGCTGGCGCGGCGGCACGCTCCGGACATCGCCGTGCTCGACCTGGAGATGCCGCCCGCCGACGGGCTGCGGGCCGCCGAGGAGATCCGCGCCGCGACCGCCGCGAAGGTCGTGCTGGTGACGCGGCACGCCCGGCCCGGCGTCCTGCGGCGGGCGCTGGCGGCGGGGGTGAGCGGGTTCGTGCCGAAGACGACGCCCGCCGAGAAGCTCGCCGAGATCATCCGGGCGGTCGCGGCCGGCCGGCGCTACGTGGACCCCGACATCGCGGCCTCGGCCCTGACCGAGGACGACTGCCCGCTGACCGCCCGGGAGCTGGAGGTGCTGCGGGCCTCGCGCGGCGGCGCGTCCGTCCGGGAGATCGCCGCCGAGGTGCACCTGGCGCCGGGCACCGTCCGCAACTACCTGTCGGCGGCGATGGCCAAGCTGGGCGTCACCTCCCGGCACGCGGCCGCGCACCGGGCCTGGGAGGAGGGCTGGATCTGA
- a CDS encoding LacI family DNA-binding transcriptional regulator, producing MSTPAGRPVTLADVARRAGTSTAVVSYVMNDGPRPVAPATRERVLAAAAELGYRPNRIARALRSRVTGVVGLVLADALNPYFGALARHVERALAGHGRLMLIGNADYSAERQRHLVERFLAAQVDGLVITAADADDDVAAMARTAGVPAAYLHNGPAAGQTPVVAADNEHAVEEAVAHLRAHGHRDVAFLAGPRDTGPVGRRRQVWRAATGDGGTLLRSGYSRAEADALIRRLAATGDVPRALVAATDEQAIGVLSGACAAGLPVPGRVAVVSLDGSPDSAHTAPALTVTGQPLETMARQAVDLLFTPSASPAAPRAPLIRRRSCGCEEPR from the coding sequence ATGAGCACTCCCGCAGGCAGGCCGGTCACCCTGGCCGACGTGGCCCGCCGGGCCGGCACCTCCACGGCCGTGGTCAGCTACGTCATGAACGACGGCCCCCGCCCGGTCGCCCCCGCGACCCGCGAACGGGTGCTGGCCGCGGCGGCCGAGCTCGGCTACCGGCCCAACCGCATCGCCCGCGCGCTGCGCTCACGGGTCACCGGCGTGGTCGGCCTGGTGCTGGCGGACGCGCTCAACCCGTACTTCGGCGCGCTGGCCCGGCACGTCGAGCGGGCGCTCGCCGGACACGGCCGGCTCATGCTGATCGGCAACGCCGACTACTCCGCGGAACGCCAGCGCCACCTCGTCGAGCGCTTCCTCGCCGCCCAGGTCGACGGCCTGGTGATCACCGCCGCCGACGCCGACGACGACGTGGCCGCCATGGCGCGGACAGCCGGGGTGCCCGCCGCGTACCTGCACAACGGCCCCGCCGCCGGACAGACCCCCGTGGTCGCCGCCGACAACGAGCACGCGGTCGAGGAGGCCGTCGCCCACCTGCGGGCGCACGGCCACCGCGACGTCGCGTTCCTGGCCGGCCCCCGGGACACCGGCCCCGTGGGCCGCAGGCGGCAGGTCTGGCGGGCCGCCACCGGCGACGGCGGGACCCTGCTACGCTCCGGCTACTCCCGCGCCGAGGCGGACGCCCTGATCCGCCGCCTGGCCGCCACCGGCGACGTGCCGCGGGCACTGGTCGCCGCCACGGACGAGCAGGCCATCGGCGTCCTGTCCGGGGCCTGCGCCGCCGGCCTGCCCGTCCCCGGCCGGGTCGCGGTCGTCAGCCTGGACGGCAGCCCCGACAGCGCCCACACCGCCCCGGCGCTGACCGTCACCGGGCAGCCGCTGGAGACGATGGCGCGCCAGGCCGTCGACCTGCTCTTCACCCCGTCCGCCTCGCCGGCCGCCCCGCGCGCGCCCCTGATCAGGAGACGGAGCTGCGGCTGCGAGGAGCCGCGCTGA
- a CDS encoding phosphotransferase — translation MRAAEMRRAVAAARAVAASLGLAAGEAAVLQNSNKLTLRLLPCDVLARVAPAAQQVSAFEIELARRLAGTGSPVGVPDPRVEPRAYERDGFVVTLWTYYAPAAPPGAVPPAGYAGALRRLHAGMRELDVPAPHFTDRVRQARRLVADPGRTPELPDADRRLLADVLARLGAAVGTRGAAAEQLLHGEPHPGNLLATAHGPLFIDLETCCRGPVEFDLAHAPEDVGAHYPGADLGLLRDCRILVLAIITAWRWDRDDQLPDGRRLGAEWLDQLRAALGHDPSRP, via the coding sequence GTGCGGGCGGCGGAGATGCGGCGGGCGGTGGCGGCGGCCAGGGCGGTCGCCGCGTCCCTGGGTCTAGCGGCCGGCGAGGCGGCCGTGCTGCAGAACTCGAACAAGCTGACGTTGCGGCTGCTGCCGTGCGACGTCCTGGCCCGGGTGGCGCCCGCGGCGCAGCAGGTCTCGGCGTTCGAGATCGAGCTGGCGCGGCGGCTCGCCGGGACGGGGAGCCCGGTGGGCGTGCCGGACCCGCGTGTGGAGCCTCGCGCGTACGAGCGCGACGGCTTCGTCGTCACGCTGTGGACCTACTACGCGCCCGCGGCGCCTCCGGGGGCCGTCCCACCGGCCGGTTACGCCGGCGCGCTCCGGCGGCTGCACGCCGGGATGCGCGAGCTGGACGTGCCCGCCCCGCACTTCACCGACCGCGTACGCCAGGCGCGCCGGCTCGTGGCGGACCCCGGCCGGACGCCGGAGCTCCCGGACGCGGACCGCCGCCTCCTCGCGGACGTCCTCGCCCGCCTGGGCGCGGCCGTCGGGACCCGCGGCGCCGCCGCCGAGCAGCTGCTGCACGGCGAGCCGCACCCCGGCAACCTGCTCGCCACCGCGCACGGGCCGCTGTTCATCGACCTGGAGACCTGCTGCCGGGGGCCGGTCGAGTTCGACCTCGCCCACGCGCCCGAGGACGTCGGCGCGCACTACCCGGGGGCCGACCTGGGCCTGCTGCGCGACTGCCGCATCCTGGTGCTGGCGATCATCACGGCGTGGCGCTGGGACCGCGACGACCAGCTCCCGGACGGGCGGCGGCTCGGCGCGGAGTGGCTGGACCAGCTCCGGGCGGCGCTCGGCCACGACCCGTCGAGGCCGTGA
- a CDS encoding serine hydrolase domain-containing protein, protein MRKSLAIAVAATLVLAPVAPAFATAATATATATATATATAAATAPSPQAALDVLTAEDGMAGALSRARSPGGASVTWRSGTAERGTGRPMVGPEGRFRIASVTKPIIAATVLRLAGQHKIDLAAKVERYLPGVLRGTGDGAGIDGRKITVRMLLQQTSGLPEFLDAVEWKEPFPDFLRVALARKPTPRGSFAYANTNYLVLGMIVTAVTGEDFRRASRDLVLRPYGMRDTYWPAKGDDGIRGPHAHTYGVHPGSPQDGEVDLTDRLPTYAFGPSGGLVSTPDDLNRFWSRAPLSELMARPVKVEEEGWPAGARYGYGVARMRSGCGYAYFAAGDMPGAAVFSGRDRAGRAATVYVTGVPADRRHLIDAFTAALCAR, encoded by the coding sequence ATGAGAAAGTCGCTCGCCATCGCGGTCGCCGCCACCCTGGTCCTCGCCCCCGTCGCCCCCGCCTTCGCCACCGCCGCCACCGCGACCGCCACGGCCACCGCCACCGCCACGGCCACGGCCGCCGCCACGGCGCCCTCGCCGCAGGCCGCCCTGGACGTGCTCACCGCCGAGGACGGCATGGCCGGCGCGTTGAGCCGGGCGCGGAGCCCGGGCGGCGCGAGCGTGACCTGGCGCTCCGGCACGGCGGAGCGGGGCACCGGCAGGCCGATGGTCGGCCCCGAGGGCCGGTTCAGGATCGCCAGCGTCACCAAGCCGATCATCGCCGCCACCGTGCTGCGGCTGGCCGGGCAGCACAAGATCGACCTGGCCGCCAAGGTGGAGCGCTACCTGCCCGGCGTGCTGCGCGGCACCGGCGACGGCGCCGGGATCGACGGCCGGAAGATCACTGTCCGGATGTTGCTGCAGCAGACCAGCGGCCTGCCCGAGTTCCTGGACGCGGTCGAATGGAAGGAGCCGTTCCCCGACTTCCTGCGGGTGGCGCTGGCGCGCAAGCCCACGCCGCGCGGCTCCTTCGCCTACGCCAACACCAACTACCTGGTCCTCGGCATGATCGTGACCGCGGTGACCGGGGAGGACTTCCGGCGGGCGAGCCGGGACCTCGTGCTGCGGCCGTACGGGATGCGGGACACGTACTGGCCGGCCAAGGGCGACGACGGCATCCGCGGCCCGCACGCCCACACCTACGGCGTGCACCCCGGCAGCCCGCAGGACGGCGAGGTGGACCTGACCGACCGGCTGCCCACCTACGCGTTCGGACCCAGCGGTGGCCTGGTGTCCACGCCCGACGACCTGAACCGGTTCTGGAGCAGGGCGCCGCTGAGCGAGCTGATGGCCCGGCCGGTGAAGGTGGAGGAGGAAGGCTGGCCGGCGGGCGCGCGCTACGGCTACGGCGTGGCCCGGATGCGGTCGGGCTGCGGCTACGCCTACTTCGCCGCCGGGGACATGCCGGGGGCCGCGGTGTTCAGCGGCCGGGACCGGGCCGGCCGCGCCGCCACGGTGTACGTCACCGGCGTGCCCGCCGACCGGCGGCACCTGATCGACGCCTTCACCGCCGCATTGTGCGCCCGCTGA
- the add gene encoding adenosine deaminase — protein sequence MTIGRHDLHCHLDGSVRPGTVADLAREQGITLDRPVAELVVAPPDCGSLSRYLTYVDLPLQVLQTPEALRRAARELVEDWQADGVVHGEARFAPQLHGRQGMTLDEAVSAVAAGLADGQAATGVRTALLLCCLRHQSPEESLAVADTAVRRRDVVSGLDLAGDERLYPGAPHRPAFDLAHRAGLPCTVHAGEAAGAASVWEAIDVLGARRIGHGARSAEDEALLERLRRDRVTLEMCPVSNVQTGAVPSLAGHPATRLLASGLAVTIGTDARTTSATTLEREFAALRGSAGWGAEEERQVQRHAAAAAFAPLGGGVRA from the coding sequence ATGACCATCGGCCGCCACGACCTGCACTGCCACCTCGACGGCTCCGTCCGCCCCGGCACCGTCGCCGACCTGGCCCGCGAGCAGGGCATCACGCTCGACCGCCCGGTGGCCGAGCTGGTCGTCGCCCCGCCCGACTGCGGCAGCCTGTCGCGCTACCTCACCTACGTCGACCTGCCGCTCCAGGTGTTGCAGACGCCCGAGGCGCTGCGCCGGGCGGCCCGCGAGCTGGTCGAGGACTGGCAGGCCGACGGCGTCGTCCACGGCGAGGCCAGGTTCGCGCCGCAGCTCCACGGGCGGCAGGGCATGACCCTGGACGAGGCCGTCTCGGCGGTCGCCGCCGGCCTCGCGGACGGGCAGGCCGCGACGGGCGTGCGCACCGCGCTGCTGCTGTGCTGCCTGCGCCACCAGAGCCCCGAGGAGAGCCTGGCCGTCGCCGACACCGCGGTGCGCCGCCGCGACGTGGTCAGCGGGCTCGACCTCGCCGGCGACGAACGGCTCTACCCCGGCGCGCCCCACCGGCCCGCCTTCGACCTCGCGCACCGGGCCGGGCTGCCGTGCACCGTCCACGCGGGCGAGGCGGCGGGGGCCGCGAGCGTGTGGGAGGCGATCGACGTGCTCGGCGCCCGCCGGATCGGCCACGGCGCGCGCAGCGCCGAGGACGAGGCGCTGCTGGAGCGCCTGCGCCGCGACCGCGTCACGCTGGAGATGTGCCCGGTCAGCAACGTGCAGACTGGCGCGGTGCCGAGCCTCGCCGGCCACCCCGCGACCCGGCTGCTCGCCTCCGGGCTGGCGGTCACCATCGGCACCGACGCGCGCACCACGTCCGCCACCACCCTGGAGCGGGAGTTCGCCGCGTTGCGCGGGTCGGCCGGCTGGGGCGCCGAGGAGGAGCGGCAGGTCCAGCGGCACGCCGCCGCCGCCGCGTTCGCCCCGCTCGGCGGCGGCGTCCGCGCCTGA